Proteins co-encoded in one Haloarcula pelagica genomic window:
- a CDS encoding electron transfer flavoprotein subunit beta/FixA family protein — MHTVVLTKGVPDFREGQVSFDEDGHLERGKTPTVMNPNDKHALRAAFQTKVRNGGHVSLMSMGPPGYKEVLQEGMADVYADDLYLLSDREMGAADTWATAMTVATGLQHLDEEPDLVFAGFKTADGETGHTGPQTAWCLDWPTITHVISLDIDEEARQVRAKRLVDGDVSEIETVEAPMPCFVVADPEFEPTYRKASHRLKHKDLREQTQERAENYEEHVTVWDHQDLNLDPDYIGLDGSPTIVAGVDPIPKAPSEREATHVTADDDAGMEQVLDELTPFVAGD; from the coding sequence ATGCATACTGTGGTACTCACGAAGGGCGTCCCCGACTTCCGCGAGGGACAGGTCTCCTTCGACGAGGACGGCCACCTCGAACGGGGCAAGACCCCGACCGTGATGAACCCGAACGACAAGCACGCGCTCCGTGCGGCCTTCCAGACGAAGGTCCGCAACGGCGGACACGTCTCGCTGATGAGTATGGGGCCGCCGGGGTACAAGGAGGTGCTCCAGGAGGGGATGGCCGACGTGTACGCCGACGACCTCTATCTCCTGTCCGATCGTGAGATGGGGGCGGCCGACACGTGGGCGACGGCGATGACTGTCGCCACGGGGCTCCAGCACCTCGACGAAGAGCCCGATCTGGTGTTTGCCGGCTTCAAGACCGCCGACGGGGAGACGGGCCACACCGGCCCACAGACCGCCTGGTGTCTGGACTGGCCGACGATCACGCACGTCATCTCGCTGGACATCGACGAGGAAGCGCGACAGGTCCGGGCGAAACGGCTCGTCGACGGCGATGTCTCCGAGATCGAGACCGTCGAGGCACCGATGCCCTGTTTCGTCGTCGCCGATCCCGAGTTCGAGCCGACCTACCGGAAGGCCAGCCACCGGCTGAAACACAAGGATCTCCGGGAACAGACCCAGGAACGGGCCGAGAACTACGAGGAGCACGTGACGGTGTGGGATCACCAGGACCTCAATCTGGACCCCGATTATATCGGGCTGGACGGCTCGCCGACCATCGTCGCCGGCGTCGACCCGATCCCGAAGGCCCCGTCCGAACGGGAGGCCACTCACGTCACGGCCGACGACGACGCCGGCATGGAGCAGGTACTGGACGAACTCACGCCCTTTGTGGCAGGTGACTGA
- a CDS encoding 4Fe-4S dicluster domain-containing protein yields the protein MAIDPEFEENRDIVEQHDGHNVWGPVEEPETLGIHGTHVAVDFDICLADGACLEDCPVDVFEWVDTPDHPESEIKADPAHEDQCIDCMLCVDVCPVDAIDVDPGRAGRI from the coding sequence ATGGCCATAGACCCAGAGTTCGAGGAGAACCGTGACATCGTGGAACAGCACGACGGCCACAACGTCTGGGGCCCGGTCGAGGAACCCGAGACACTGGGAATCCACGGGACACACGTCGCCGTCGACTTCGACATCTGCCTGGCCGACGGGGCCTGTCTGGAGGACTGCCCGGTCGATGTCTTCGAGTGGGTCGACACGCCGGACCACCCCGAGAGCGAGATCAAGGCCGATCCTGCTCACGAGGACCAGTGTATCGACTGTATGCTGTGCGTGGACGTGTGTCCAGTCGACGCCATCGATGTCGACCCCGGCCGTGCCGGTCGTATCTGA
- a CDS encoding alpha/beta hydrolase, which produces MRQSEPAETLTVTREVPFHETDRGTLRLDVVEPTDVTGPLPVVVLVRGGAFHVGDKGEFARQAMDFASEGYVAIEPQYRLAPDSQFPAPVVDVKAAIEWVRSEGDRFGADPSRISVVGHSAGANLAAMAGVTQNDPAFEPEVYPGTSSAVDAVVGYAGVYDFLAIERQRDEEPDDQVDSGYLGAAPTDDPERAELASPTSHVDTDAAPTLLVHGTADEVVPAAQSELFHEVLEPVTDAELELREEEHGFPFHGHCYDEVFERTASFLDRHR; this is translated from the coding sequence ATGCGCCAGTCCGAGCCGGCGGAGACGCTCACGGTCACGCGGGAGGTCCCGTTCCACGAGACCGACCGGGGCACGCTCCGTCTCGACGTGGTCGAACCGACAGACGTGACCGGTCCGCTCCCCGTCGTCGTCCTCGTCCGCGGGGGCGCCTTCCACGTCGGCGACAAGGGCGAGTTCGCCCGCCAGGCCATGGACTTCGCGAGCGAGGGCTACGTCGCCATCGAACCACAGTACCGCCTGGCGCCCGACTCGCAGTTCCCGGCGCCGGTCGTCGACGTGAAGGCGGCCATCGAGTGGGTCCGCAGCGAGGGCGACCGGTTCGGCGCAGACCCGAGCAGGATTTCGGTAGTCGGCCACTCCGCCGGCGCGAACCTCGCTGCGATGGCCGGGGTCACACAGAACGACCCCGCGTTCGAACCGGAAGTGTATCCGGGCACGTCCTCGGCGGTCGACGCGGTCGTCGGCTACGCCGGCGTCTACGACTTCCTGGCGATCGAGCGACAGCGCGACGAGGAGCCGGACGACCAGGTCGACAGCGGCTACCTCGGTGCCGCCCCGACCGACGACCCCGAGCGGGCCGAACTGGCGTCGCCGACGAGTCACGTCGACACCGACGCGGCGCCGACGCTGCTGGTCCACGGCACCGCCGACGAGGTCGTCCCCGCAGCCCAGTCCGAGCTGTTCCACGAGGTGCTGGAGCCGGTGACCGACGCCGAACTCGAACTCCGGGAGGAGGAACACGGGTTCCCGTTCCACGGCCACTGCTACGACGAGGTGTTCGAGCGGACGGCGTCGTTCCTCGACCGCCACCGCTGA
- the asd gene encoding aspartate-semialdehyde dehydrogenase: MTVRVGVLGATGAVGQRLIQLLDPHPEFEIAALTASEESAGKSYRDAAKWRVEAPIPEDVADIEVGATTPEDVPDDVSLIFSSLPSSVGAEVEPEFCEAGYVVSSNSSNGRMDPDVPLTIPEVNPEHVDLIEVQRDERGWDGALLKNPNCSTITMVPPLEALDRAFGLTDVRVSTLQAVSGAGYSGVSSMEIIDNAIPHIGGEEQKMETESRKLLGTFDGAEVHLHGMDVAASCNRIPTLDGHLENVWADTDEAVTAADAEDAMAEVTGVDLPSSPERLIKVFDEPDRPQPRLDRNTEGGMGVAVGGFRETTDGVQFNCLAHNTMRGAAGASILNGELLLENGYL, translated from the coding sequence ATGACTGTACGCGTAGGTGTACTCGGAGCGACCGGAGCGGTGGGACAGCGGCTCATCCAGCTGCTCGACCCCCATCCCGAGTTCGAGATCGCCGCACTGACAGCCAGCGAGGAAAGCGCTGGCAAGAGCTACCGCGACGCCGCGAAGTGGCGCGTCGAGGCCCCGATCCCGGAGGACGTGGCCGACATCGAAGTCGGTGCCACCACACCCGAGGACGTACCCGACGATGTCTCGCTGATCTTCTCCTCGCTTCCCTCCAGCGTGGGCGCCGAGGTCGAGCCCGAGTTCTGTGAGGCCGGCTACGTCGTCTCCTCGAACTCCTCGAACGGGCGGATGGACCCGGACGTGCCACTGACCATCCCCGAGGTCAACCCCGAACACGTCGACCTCATCGAGGTCCAGCGCGACGAGCGCGGCTGGGACGGCGCCCTCCTGAAGAACCCCAACTGCTCGACGATCACGATGGTCCCACCCCTGGAGGCGCTCGACCGCGCGTTCGGGCTGACCGACGTGCGGGTCTCGACGCTGCAGGCCGTCTCCGGTGCGGGCTACTCCGGCGTCTCCTCGATGGAGATCATCGACAACGCCATCCCCCACATCGGCGGCGAGGAACAGAAGATGGAGACCGAGTCCCGGAAACTGCTGGGGACGTTCGACGGCGCCGAGGTCCACCTGCACGGCATGGACGTGGCGGCATCCTGTAACCGCATCCCGACGCTGGACGGCCACCTGGAGAACGTCTGGGCCGACACCGACGAGGCTGTCACCGCCGCCGACGCGGAGGACGCGATGGCGGAAGTCACCGGCGTCGACCTCCCGTCCTCGCCCGAACGGCTGATCAAGGTCTTCGACGAGCCGGACCGACCACAGCCCCGTCTGGACCGCAACACCGAGGGCGGCATGGGCGTCGCCGTGGGCGGGTTCCGCGAGACGACCGACGGCGTGCAGTTCAATTGCCTGGCCCACAACACGATGCGTGGCGCCGCCGGCGCGAGCATCCTCAACGGCGAACTGCTGCTGGAGAACGGCTACCTGTAG
- a CDS encoding NUDIX domain-containing protein: MTDEGPVPDDAWATIVRNVPIVSVDLVVQHEGVVALGKRQNDPAKGEWFVPGGTVHKRESLDDAVHRIASEELGVSVRIERRLGVYEHVYDVADVDADDGKHYVPIGYLVTADSRATETDDQHADVRWAPTPVEAGDLHPYVRAYLSDAGLTTDTA, from the coding sequence ATGACAGACGAAGGCCCGGTCCCCGACGACGCCTGGGCGACGATCGTCCGGAACGTCCCGATCGTCTCCGTCGATCTCGTCGTCCAGCACGAGGGCGTGGTCGCGCTCGGGAAGCGACAGAACGACCCCGCGAAGGGCGAGTGGTTCGTCCCCGGCGGCACCGTCCACAAGCGTGAGTCTCTCGACGACGCCGTCCACCGGATCGCGAGCGAGGAACTCGGCGTCTCGGTGCGGATCGAGCGCCGACTGGGCGTCTACGAGCACGTCTACGACGTGGCCGATGTCGACGCCGACGACGGGAAACACTACGTACCGATCGGCTACCTCGTGACGGCGGACTCGCGGGCGACCGAGACGGACGATCAGCACGCCGACGTACGGTGGGCGCCGACACCCGTCGAGGCGGGCGACCTCCACCCCTACGTCCGGGCGTATCTCTCGGACGCGGGACTCACGACCGACACGGCGTGA
- a CDS encoding MFS transporter, which yields MNRDGSERSGSRTVVLAVIASTFFVGFGGGVVFPILPNLGALLGISPFVVGLILSANRITRIVANAPAGSLIDRTGTRTPFVVGLFVEGLATMGYVVALDAGAPAAWFLAARVLWGIGSALVFATAYTIAADVSTADSRGANMGVVRGGITLGFPVGLLLGGVVSDLYSVATAFALAAGFAMLAGAIAYLLVPETHVDGTQENVAPWEIECSATTLTVGLVNFGLYFAYLGALFSTLVLLVDARGLLAWGYGPQGMSGLFMGLTVAAASVFMLGGGKLSDGDSGRLPVLLAFLAVSFAGFVALALARSLPVLALACLLVGAGQGGTSGPLVALLADLTPSERMGRATATNNVLGDFGGALGPLVSLPIVDSLGFVPIYAACAVVPLAAAVLLVGALSGEAGVRSAAGDGLPRE from the coding sequence ATGAACCGGGACGGGTCGGAGCGGAGCGGTTCGCGGACCGTCGTCCTGGCGGTCATCGCGAGTACCTTCTTCGTCGGTTTCGGCGGCGGCGTCGTCTTCCCGATCCTCCCGAACCTCGGAGCGCTGCTGGGCATCTCGCCGTTCGTCGTCGGCCTCATCCTCAGCGCCAACCGGATCACGCGGATCGTCGCCAACGCGCCGGCGGGGTCGCTCATCGACCGCACCGGGACGCGGACCCCGTTCGTGGTCGGCCTGTTCGTCGAGGGGCTGGCGACGATGGGCTACGTGGTCGCGCTGGACGCCGGCGCGCCCGCAGCGTGGTTCCTCGCGGCCCGCGTGCTGTGGGGGATCGGCAGCGCGCTCGTGTTCGCGACGGCCTACACCATCGCCGCCGATGTCAGCACCGCCGACTCCCGCGGGGCGAACATGGGCGTCGTCCGGGGCGGCATCACGCTCGGGTTCCCGGTCGGCCTGTTGCTGGGCGGGGTCGTCAGTGACCTCTACAGCGTGGCGACTGCCTTCGCGCTGGCCGCCGGGTTCGCCATGCTCGCAGGCGCCATCGCCTACCTGCTGGTCCCCGAGACACACGTCGACGGGACCCAGGAGAACGTCGCGCCGTGGGAGATCGAGTGCAGCGCGACGACGCTGACGGTCGGGCTCGTCAACTTCGGGCTCTACTTCGCGTATCTGGGCGCGCTGTTCTCGACGCTCGTGTTGCTCGTCGACGCCAGGGGCCTGCTCGCCTGGGGGTACGGCCCACAGGGGATGTCCGGGCTGTTCATGGGACTCACCGTCGCCGCCGCGTCCGTGTTCATGCTCGGCGGCGGCAAACTCAGCGACGGTGACAGCGGCCGACTCCCGGTCCTGTTGGCCTTCCTGGCCGTCTCGTTCGCTGGCTTCGTCGCGCTCGCGCTCGCCCGGTCGCTGCCGGTCCTCGCGCTGGCCTGTCTCCTCGTCGGGGCCGGCCAGGGCGGGACCAGCGGCCCGCTCGTCGCACTGCTTGCGGATCTCACACCGAGCGAGCGAATGGGACGGGCGACGGCGACCAACAACGTCCTGGGGGATTTCGGCGGCGCGCTCGGCCCGCTGGTGTCGCTGCCGATCGTCGACTCGCTGGGCTTCGTCCCGATCTACGCCGCCTGTGCCGTCGTTCCGCTGGCGGCCGCAGTGTTGCTGGTCGGCGCCCTCTCCGGCGAAGCCGGCGTCCGCTCGGCGGCAGGCGACGGCCTTCCCAGGGAGTAG
- a CDS encoding DUF4864 domain-containing protein: MSRSRHGLAVVGLALLLTTAGCGAFAGGDTRAAPESAVTPAPVPTPTAAAPNGPSAAYEYWGSVTATGSELNRTWLRSLEPTCERPPGLVVHIQVSALRTDDPETHAGIETAWRFAAPSNRASFASYESFVSVLTDEYRPLLDAESVTYDSIDIDRARGAARRNVTVYTPNGTAQSYTWIVERQTTAPHEGCWMTTGVVET, from the coding sequence ATGTCGCGCAGCCGGCACGGACTCGCGGTCGTCGGTCTCGCACTCCTCCTGACGACCGCCGGCTGTGGCGCGTTCGCCGGCGGTGACACGCGAGCGGCCCCGGAGTCGGCCGTGACACCGGCTCCGGTCCCGACACCGACGGCGGCGGCGCCGAACGGCCCGAGCGCGGCCTACGAGTACTGGGGGAGCGTCACCGCGACCGGGAGCGAACTAAATCGGACGTGGCTGCGCTCGCTCGAACCGACCTGCGAGCGGCCGCCGGGACTGGTCGTCCACATCCAGGTGTCGGCCCTGCGGACAGACGACCCGGAGACCCACGCCGGCATCGAGACGGCCTGGCGGTTCGCGGCACCGTCGAACCGGGCGTCGTTTGCTTCCTACGAGTCGTTCGTCAGCGTCCTCACCGACGAGTACCGACCGCTGCTGGACGCCGAGTCGGTGACCTACGACTCTATCGACATCGATCGAGCACGCGGGGCCGCACGGCGTAACGTGACCGTCTACACGCCGAACGGGACCGCTCAGAGCTACACGTGGATCGTCGAGCGACAGACCACCGCTCCCCACGAGGGCTGCTGGATGACCACCGGCGTCGTCGAGACGTGA
- a CDS encoding DUF4013 domain-containing protein, which yields MLRDALRYPQRGPGWLKTVAVGSVLTLLGSVTFVPLIPVQGYLLRVLRATSEGRDRPPAFGDWPDLFADGARAIAVQVAYVLVPVWLLFAGFVVAGVEASSALGLAVTGVAGLLTIAALYLLPAALTRLATTGRLRAAFDLRAVAAAGRRPIYVVAIVEAYVALVVVGGVGALLTVILVGAVFLFYGQVAAFSLFGRGSAEASRTAEDRGAP from the coding sequence ATGCTCCGCGATGCACTCAGGTACCCACAGCGCGGCCCCGGCTGGCTCAAGACCGTCGCGGTCGGGAGCGTGCTGACGCTGTTGGGTTCGGTGACGTTCGTCCCGTTGATCCCGGTGCAGGGGTACCTGCTTCGCGTCCTCCGGGCGACGAGCGAGGGGCGGGACCGTCCGCCGGCTTTCGGCGACTGGCCGGACCTGTTCGCCGACGGCGCCCGAGCGATCGCCGTCCAGGTCGCGTACGTCCTCGTCCCGGTGTGGCTGCTGTTCGCCGGGTTCGTCGTCGCCGGCGTCGAGGCGTCGTCCGCGCTCGGTCTGGCTGTGACGGGCGTCGCCGGACTCCTGACGATCGCGGCGCTCTATCTCCTCCCGGCAGCGTTGACCAGGCTGGCGACGACCGGCCGGCTCCGGGCTGCGTTCGACCTCCGGGCGGTCGCCGCCGCCGGCCGGCGCCCGATCTACGTGGTCGCCATCGTCGAGGCGTACGTCGCCCTGGTGGTGGTCGGCGGCGTCGGCGCGCTCCTCACGGTCATCCTCGTGGGCGCGGTGTTCCTCTTCTACGGTCAGGTGGCCGCGTTCTCGCTGTTCGGCCGGGGATCCGCCGAAGCCAGCCGGACGGCCGAGGACCGCGGCGCGCCCTGA
- a CDS encoding tyrosine--tRNA ligase, with amino-acid sequence MDTDERLALTTRHTQEVVTEDELAALFEAGDPSAYIGYAPTGEMHIGHFTTMRKLADFLQAGINVTVLIADLHAHLDDEKSPFDLLDARSEYYEVAIEGMIEAAGADPDDIEFVRGTDFQLDEEYTLEMYRMAAETTIARSQRAASEVVRESESPNLGGLIYPLMQTLDVKALDADIAYGGIDQRGIYMLSREVLPDHGGESPVCLFAPLLSGLSGGKMSASDAASKVNLNDAPETVEEKIGQAYCPQGEVEGNGVLEYLEYLVFPVLSERAEDLVIERPEEYGGDLVYEGYDDLEADFLSGELHPADLKPSAAAAISEVIDPIRERLDANPDLLAEAYPEKYDQ; translated from the coding sequence ATGGATACTGACGAACGCCTCGCGCTGACGACCCGCCACACGCAGGAGGTCGTCACCGAGGACGAACTCGCGGCGCTGTTCGAGGCGGGTGACCCGTCGGCGTACATCGGCTACGCGCCGACCGGCGAGATGCACATCGGCCACTTCACGACGATGCGCAAGCTGGCGGACTTCCTGCAGGCCGGCATCAACGTGACGGTACTGATCGCGGATCTGCACGCCCACCTGGACGACGAGAAGAGTCCCTTCGACCTGCTGGACGCCCGCTCGGAGTACTACGAGGTCGCCATCGAGGGGATGATCGAAGCCGCCGGCGCCGACCCCGACGACATCGAGTTCGTCCGCGGGACCGACTTCCAGCTCGACGAGGAGTACACCCTGGAGATGTACCGCATGGCCGCCGAGACGACTATCGCCCGCTCGCAGCGGGCCGCGAGCGAGGTCGTCCGCGAGTCCGAGAGTCCCAACCTGGGCGGGCTCATCTACCCGCTGATGCAGACACTGGACGTGAAGGCGCTCGACGCCGACATCGCCTACGGCGGGATCGACCAGCGCGGGATCTACATGCTCTCCCGGGAGGTCCTCCCGGACCACGGCGGCGAGTCGCCGGTCTGTCTGTTCGCTCCGCTGCTGTCGGGCCTCAGCGGCGGCAAGATGAGCGCCTCGGACGCCGCCTCGAAGGTCAACCTCAACGACGCGCCCGAGACCGTCGAGGAGAAGATCGGGCAGGCCTACTGTCCCCAGGGCGAGGTCGAGGGCAACGGCGTCCTGGAGTACCTGGAGTACCTCGTCTTCCCGGTGCTCTCCGAACGCGCCGAGGACCTCGTGATCGAACGCCCCGAGGAGTACGGCGGCGACCTCGTCTACGAGGGCTACGACGACCTGGAGGCGGACTTCCTGAGCGGCGAACTCCACCCGGCGGATCTGAAGCCGTCCGCGGCAGCCGCCATCTCCGAGGTCATCGACCCGATCCGGGAGCGACTGGACGCGAACCCCGACCTGCTCGCCGAGGCCTACCCCGAGAAGTACGATCAGTAG
- a CDS encoding class I SAM-dependent methyltransferase has translation MDTDRSRRGVRETYETIGAHFAKTREYAWPEVEAFVDDHGDRAVGTALDIGCGNGRHAELLAGVAARVVAVDASRELLAVAGERVPECVALVCGDASRLPVRGGVVGLAVYVATLHHLPTAEARRASLAELARVLAPDGRALVSVWSTAHDRFDAAADADDGFDTTVDWTLPGGETVPRFYHIYAPAEFERELADSPLRTVSFEVSSGNCYAVVESEGKGP, from the coding sequence ATGGACACCGATCGCTCCCGCCGCGGCGTCCGCGAGACCTACGAGACGATCGGGGCACACTTCGCGAAGACCCGCGAGTACGCCTGGCCGGAGGTCGAGGCGTTCGTCGATGACCATGGGGACCGTGCCGTGGGAACGGCCCTCGACATCGGCTGTGGTAACGGCCGCCACGCGGAGTTACTCGCAGGCGTCGCCGCTCGCGTAGTCGCTGTCGACGCCAGTCGCGAACTCCTCGCGGTCGCGGGCGAGCGAGTGCCCGAGTGCGTCGCGCTCGTCTGTGGCGACGCCTCGCGGCTCCCCGTCCGTGGCGGGGTGGTCGGGCTTGCCGTCTACGTCGCCACGCTCCATCACCTCCCGACAGCCGAGGCCAGACGGGCGAGCCTCGCGGAACTGGCCCGCGTCCTCGCGCCGGATGGACGGGCGCTGGTCAGCGTCTGGAGCACCGCACACGACCGGTTCGATGCGGCCGCGGACGCCGACGACGGGTTCGACACGACCGTCGACTGGACGCTCCCCGGCGGCGAGACGGTGCCGCGATTCTACCACATCTACGCGCCAGCCGAGTTCGAGCGGGAACTCGCCGACAGCCCGCTCCGGACGGTTTCGTTCGAGGTCTCCAGCGGGAACTGCTACGCCGTCGTCGAGTCCGAAGGGAAAGGTCCTTAA
- a CDS encoding histidine kinase N-terminal 7TM domain-containing protein yields the protein MIVLASIGSGVASLGLVWYLSRRLGRPGAKWFMLSLAAQALWTLSYGAGLVVSDPSLRAHAEALAWIGMNCIGPFFLAFALEYTGRSTVTGDRWLPVLLVSPIVTATLAVTHGYHDLLWQAFRMDPVFGLSTAQYAIQPLGYATVIASLTLAGIGVLLIVETVYSYGPLYRREAVAVALSPVPATVPLLVWLGQIGPWPALNLTPALLLTHVALDAYAFTGTHMFETNPVTQRAAEETIVDGLQDPLLVLDTSAQVVRLNDSARELFGTAEDDLPVPIESLTGVTLSGLREDGQLEAADGTVYAVSSTPLTDSRAADVGCVVVLHDITVERKQRQQLSVLNRVLRHNLRNEMTVVRGHGESIKHQTDKQQFEAQAGSILDASDRLLSIAGKIRSFEQLRDAERQRTDVDVADLLSEISAELLETYPDAEITVDGPAAAHVRTEAAVLRHALRNLSENAIRHGETQRVELTFRREDGVIVFEVRDENERIPEIETEPIETGTVEALSHGRGIGLWIANWAVNVLDGTLLFGYDGGNVVTVEIPAA from the coding sequence GTGATCGTTCTCGCATCGATCGGCTCGGGAGTGGCGAGCCTCGGACTCGTCTGGTACCTGTCGCGGCGGCTGGGTCGGCCGGGCGCCAAGTGGTTCATGCTCTCGCTGGCCGCACAGGCCCTCTGGACGCTCTCGTACGGGGCCGGGCTGGTCGTTTCCGACCCGTCGCTCCGCGCCCACGCCGAGGCGCTCGCCTGGATCGGGATGAACTGTATCGGCCCGTTCTTTCTCGCCTTCGCTCTGGAGTACACCGGGCGGAGTACGGTGACCGGGGACCGCTGGCTCCCGGTGTTGCTGGTATCGCCGATCGTGACCGCGACGCTCGCAGTGACCCACGGTTATCACGACCTCCTGTGGCAGGCGTTCAGGATGGATCCGGTCTTCGGGCTCTCGACGGCACAGTACGCGATCCAGCCGCTCGGGTACGCGACAGTTATCGCCAGCCTCACACTGGCGGGAATCGGCGTGCTCCTGATCGTCGAAACGGTGTACTCCTACGGCCCGCTCTACCGCCGCGAAGCGGTCGCCGTCGCGCTCAGCCCCGTCCCCGCGACGGTGCCGCTGTTGGTCTGGCTCGGACAGATCGGACCCTGGCCGGCGCTGAATCTCACGCCGGCGTTGTTGCTCACACACGTCGCACTGGACGCGTACGCGTTCACGGGCACACACATGTTCGAGACGAACCCCGTGACACAGCGGGCCGCGGAGGAGACGATCGTCGACGGGCTCCAGGACCCCTTGCTGGTTCTCGATACGTCGGCCCAGGTCGTGCGGCTCAACGACAGCGCGCGGGAGCTGTTCGGGACGGCCGAGGACGATCTCCCGGTCCCGATCGAATCACTGACCGGCGTGACGCTGTCGGGGTTACGCGAAGACGGACAGCTTGAGGCGGCCGACGGGACCGTGTACGCGGTCTCGTCGACGCCGCTGACCGACTCCCGAGCGGCCGACGTGGGGTGTGTCGTGGTCCTGCACGACATCACGGTCGAGCGGAAACAGCGACAGCAACTCTCCGTGCTCAACCGTGTCCTCAGGCACAACCTTCGAAACGAGATGACCGTCGTCAGAGGACACGGGGAGTCGATCAAGCACCAGACCGACAAGCAACAGTTCGAAGCGCAAGCCGGCTCGATCCTCGACGCGAGCGATCGGTTGCTCTCGATCGCGGGAAAGATCCGCTCGTTCGAACAGCTCAGGGACGCCGAACGACAGCGGACGGACGTGGATGTCGCGGACCTGCTCTCGGAGATCAGCGCGGAGCTGCTCGAAACGTATCCCGACGCGGAGATCACTGTCGACGGCCCGGCGGCGGCTCACGTCCGGACCGAGGCCGCGGTTCTCAGACACGCACTGCGGAACCTCTCGGAGAACGCCATCCGCCACGGTGAGACACAGCGCGTGGAGCTCACGTTCCGGCGCGAGGACGGTGTGATCGTCTTCGAGGTTCGCGACGAGAACGAGCGGATCCCCGAGATCGAGACCGAGCCGATCGAGACCGGGACCGTGGAGGCGCTCAGCCACGGACGGGGGATCGGGCTCTGGATCGCCAACTGGGCCGTGAACGTCCTCGACGGGACGTTACTGTTCGGCTACGACGGCGGGAACGTGGTGACGGTCGAGATTCCGGCGGCGTGA
- a CDS encoding HD domain-containing protein — MSSADEADSGRIYDPEASHAFPDERVNDVLDAIEADTEIQAYLGAQNVNPVTRKRYNDHGRKHISIVRNRALCLYDLLKQGGVEFNGAADQGLDEADEAVIVALAATLHDIGHVVHRDEHPYYSIPLAADLLDEFLPAFYDVADAVRVKGEVLHAILCHHTEEIPLTLEAGVVRVADALDMEHGRSRIPYERGGRGINTVSSQAIERVTLKPGDESAVLVEIEMNNAAGVYQVDNLLKAKLHDSGLEETVRIVALNTHDDDEQIVERIEL; from the coding sequence ATGAGCTCCGCCGACGAGGCCGACAGCGGCCGGATTTACGACCCCGAAGCGTCGCATGCGTTCCCGGACGAGCGAGTCAACGACGTACTCGACGCGATCGAGGCCGACACGGAGATCCAGGCGTATCTGGGCGCACAGAACGTCAATCCGGTCACCAGAAAGCGGTACAACGACCACGGACGGAAACACATCAGCATCGTCCGCAACCGGGCGCTGTGTCTCTACGACCTCCTCAAACAGGGTGGGGTCGAGTTCAACGGCGCCGCCGACCAGGGGTTAGACGAGGCCGACGAAGCCGTCATCGTCGCGCTCGCGGCGACGCTGCACGACATCGGTCACGTCGTCCACCGCGACGAACACCCGTACTACTCGATCCCACTCGCTGCGGACCTGCTGGACGAGTTCCTCCCGGCGTTCTACGATGTCGCCGACGCGGTCCGTGTGAAAGGCGAGGTCCTGCACGCGATTCTCTGTCACCACACGGAGGAGATCCCGCTCACGCTCGAAGCGGGGGTCGTCCGCGTCGCCGACGCGCTCGACATGGAACACGGTCGCTCGCGGATCCCTTACGAACGGGGTGGTCGGGGGATCAACACCGTCTCCAGTCAGGCCATCGAACGGGTGACGCTGAAGCCCGGCGACGAGTCCGCGGTCCTCGTCGAGATCGAGATGAACAACGCCGCCGGCGTCTACCAGGTCGACAACCTCCTGAAGGCGAAGCTCCACGACTCCGGGCTGGAGGAGACGGTCCGAATCGTCGCGTTGAACACCCACGACGACGACGAGCAGATCGTCGAACGCATCGAACTCTGA